The genomic stretch CTATGTTGCATTTTTGCTCCAGGATTTTCCAAGGGAAACCCTTCTTCTAAGGATGGTCATGTCACAGTAGAACTGAAAATATTCCCTACCAGTATTAGACCTGAAAGGAAACAAGATTTACCAAGCATGGTGAGCCTTCCAGAAAGCAGACAGCTCATGTTTATAAAGtaatctctcctttttctcctgttTGGCCAGGCTGTGACAACATGCTGATGGGCATAAAGTCTCTGAAAATAGTGAAGAAGATGATGGACACACATGGCTCTTGGATGAAAGATGCTGTCTATAACTCTCCAAAGGTGTACTTATTAATTGGATCCAGAAACAACACTGTTTGGGAATTTGCAAACATACGGGCATTCATGGAGGATAACACCAAGCCAGCTCCCCGGAAGCAAATCCTAACACTTTCCTGGCAGGGAACAGGCCAAGTGATCTAcaaaggttttctattttttcacaaCCAAGCGACTTCTAATGAGATAATCAAATATAACCTGCAGAAGAGGACTGTGGAAGATCGAATGCTGCTCCCAGGAGGGGTAGGCCGAGCATTGGTTTACCAGCACTCCCCCTCAACTTACATTGACCTGGCTGTGGATGAGCATGGGCTCTGGGCCAtccactctgggccaggcactcaTAGCCATTTGGTTCTCACAAAGATTGAGCCGGGCACACTGGGAGTGGAGCATTCATGGGATACCCCATGCAGAAGCCAGGATGCTGAAGCCTCATTCCTCTTGTGTGGGGTTCTCTATGTGGTCTACAGTACTGGGGGCCAGGGCCCTCATCGCATCACCTGCATCTATGATCCACTGGGCACTATCAGTGAGGAGGACTTGCCCAACTTGTTCTTCCCCAAGAGACCAAGAAGTCACTCCATGATCCATTACAACCCCAGAGATAAGCAGCTCTATGCCTGGAATGAAGGAAACCAGATCATTTACAAACTCCAGACAAAGAGAAAGCTGCCTCTGAAGTAATGCGTTACAGCTGGGAGAAACAGCACTGTGGCTTTGGCAGCTGTTCTACAGTGAGGCTATAGCCCCTTCACAATATACTACCCCTCTAATCACAAACAGGAAGAGTGTGTTGAAGTGGAAATACGTATGCCTCCTTTCCCAGATGTCACTGCCTTAGGTATCTTCCAAGAGCTTAGATGAGAGCATATAATCAGGAAAGTTTCAACAATGTCCATTACTCCCCCAAACCTCCTGGCTCTCAAGGCTGACCACATTCTGATACAGCTTACTTCAAGCCTTTTCTTTTACTGCTCCCCAGCATTTACTGTAACTCTGCCATCTTCCCTCCCACAATTAGAGTTGTATGCCAGCCCCTAATATTCACCACTGGCTTTTCTCTCCCCTGGCCTTTGCTGAAGCTCTTCCCTCTTTTTCAAATGTCTATTGATATTCTCCCATTTTCACTGCCCAACTGAAgtactattaatatttctttcttttctttttttttttttgagacaaggtctcactatgttgcccaggctggtctcaaactccagagctcaagagatcctcctgcctcagcctcctaagtacctgggattacaggcatgtgccaccacacctggcttaaaaTACTATTTCTTATTGAGGTTTAACCTCTATTTCCCCTAGCCCTGTCCTTCCACTAAGCTTGGTAggtataataataaagtaaaaatactaACATTTGCATATCGCTTTCCAGGTGTGGAGTGTTTGcacatcatttaattctcatttcaCCTTTGTGAAACATGCACAAGTCTTTACAGCTGTCATTCTAGAGTTTAGGTGGGTAACACAACTACAAAGTGAAAGATACAGCTAGAAAATACTACAAATCCCATAGTTTTTCCATTGCCCAAGGAAGCATCAAGTATGTATGTTTGTTCACGTACTCTTATAGTCAATGCGTTCATCATTTCAGCCTAAAAATAATAGTCTGCCCCTTTAGCCAGTTTTCATGTCTGTGCAAGACCTTTCAATAGGCCTTTCAAATGATAATTCCTCCAGAAAACCAGTCTAAGGGTGAGGACCCCAACTCTATCTTCCTCTTGTCTTGCTgtcctctgtttctctctttttgctttaAATTCAATAAAAGTGACACTGAGCAAATAACCTCATCAGGTTATATTTACCCACATACCCTAAGCATAAAAGCTTTCTGGGAGTGCTGCTTGTGTTAGGTTTACTGTGAATGATTCCCAACACACTGAGGCCCTTGGTAAATATTCTGGAATCTGGACAGAAGCCATACAGCAGGCAAGCGACTCTGCCACAGCAGGCATGCCCTGTGGCACCGAGGGCAGCATGCCTCTTGACAGGGGCTTCCTCAGTGTTTCCCACGTGTTTGTCCAATTCAGCTAAGTTCCAGTCACAAGTGCAGGCTGTGGTGCCAGTCTGTGTCACGTGCTGAAGCCTCTGTCTTTCCAGGTTGGTCACATGAGAAGGTCTGCTTTGTGTGCTTGCAGCTGTTTTCCTGTCTTTGCCAAGCCCAGGCTGGGACCATAGGCAGTgaagagaaaatgtttttttccataGCATTTGAGTAGATCTTTGGCAGAAGGGAATTACTCAACCCATGGATACAGTGTAATTACCCACAGTTCTAACAGAATGGTACTGAGAGGCCAAATCCTTTGTGGAATGAGACaggtatgaataaataaatgtgatattaCCTGCCCTATTACCTACCTATTTCACAGACAGAAGGCATGTGGGCTGCCTCACAGAGGATAGTGGGGTAGATTTATCAACAGGAGTGAGTCCTGCAACCATAGTTCCTTTAGAGGCACAGAGGGGAGGTTGCCTGAAATGTGCTGTCTAGATTCCATCTGGGATATGATTTGATTGACAGCTCTGCGGGGCACATCTGCCCCTAACAACTCACCTTGGTACCTACGTTAAATCCCTGCAGCTCGAATCACTCTTTTAGGTCAAGACATTTTCTCCAGGGAGCCCCTATTAAGGGACCACTTTGCTTCTTGTGAGCCAGGGCAGGTGAGTATGCAGGCCTGGGAATGGGGTTTCTTTCAGGTGAACGTTTTAGCTCTGGGGTCTTGTTGGATTTAAGTGAAGACTGACATCGACATGACCTAcatcagtggttcttaaactttgTTGCACATAAGAATCACCTGCGGAGTTTTAAGAGTCCTCATGCCATGGCCATACCCCAAGACCATTAAATCTGAACCTCTGGGGATGGATGGagacatcagtatttttaaagtcCCTTCCCGCAAGGTGGTTCCAAAGTGCAAAGAAGCTCCAGAGCCGGTGGcttagaacatttaaaaaggtAATTGTATCATTTTAAGAACAGGCTAGCAGTTTCTGGGGGCTGAGGTCAGGGGAGTGGGTCCACTAGGGCAATAAAGTGTGGGATTTGGAAGTAGCCATGACCTTGTGTGAACTGTGGCAGCCTGGGTCTACAAAAGCCTCCCTGCTGCTATTTTAAGGAAGTGAAAGAGAACTGAAGGGTGTCCTGTTGTAACACAACTCTTGC from Nomascus leucogenys isolate Asia chromosome 15, Asia_NLE_v1, whole genome shotgun sequence encodes the following:
- the OLFML1 gene encoding olfactomedin-like protein 1, with protein sequence MMVALRGASALLVLFLAAFLPPPQCAQDPAMVHYIYQRFRVLEQGLEKCTQATRAYIQEFQEFSKNVSVMLGRCQTYTSEYKSAVGNLALRVERAQREIDYIQYLREADECTESEDKTLAEMLLQEAEEEKKIRTLLNASCDNMLMGIKSLKIVKKMMDTHGSWMKDAVYNSPKVYLLIGSRNNTVWEFANIRAFMEDNTKPAPRKQILTLSWQGTGQVIYKGFLFFHNQATSNEIIKYNLQKRTVEDRMLLPGGVGRALVYQHSPSTYIDLAVDEHGLWAIHSGPGTHSHLVLTKIEPGTLGVEHSWDTPCRSQDAEASFLLCGVLYVVYSTGGQGPHRITCIYDPLGTISEEDLPNLFFPKRPRSHSMIHYNPRDKQLYAWNEGNQIIYKLQTKRKLPLK